A region from the Bacillota bacterium genome encodes:
- a CDS encoding pentapeptide repeat-containing protein, whose translation MQVDFTGLRLHHETFEDISFSGVSFEEAELHHCRFIRCDFSSARMPECRTESSHFEDCNFNNASLGGSQHRFTSFTNCTFSRAVMFGAVFHHCRLLGSSFASAVLSGCTIFGGDWSFVDLQYQDLSNQRLGPIQLVEADLRACNLEEADLQGANLSRANLSQARLRGANLRQTRVEGTDLRNVDLRGVKIDVPFAVAYAKALGAVLE comes from the coding sequence TTGCAGGTAGACTTTACAGGGTTGAGACTACACCATGAGACCTTCGAGGACATCAGCTTTTCTGGAGTATCCTTTGAAGAAGCGGAACTGCATCATTGCAGATTTATTCGGTGTGATTTCTCCTCAGCGCGGATGCCGGAGTGCAGGACTGAATCCAGTCACTTTGAGGACTGCAACTTCAACAATGCGTCCTTAGGGGGTTCTCAGCACCGATTTACCAGCTTTACTAACTGTACATTTTCTAGGGCAGTGATGTTTGGGGCTGTGTTCCACCATTGCCGCTTATTGGGAAGCAGCTTTGCATCAGCGGTTCTTTCGGGGTGCACTATCTTTGGAGGCGATTGGTCCTTCGTCGATTTGCAGTATCAAGACCTGAGTAATCAGCGACTGGGCCCGATCCAGTTGGTGGAGGCTGATCTGCGGGCATGTAACTTGGAAGAGGCCGATCTGCAAGGAGCAAATCTATCACGGGCCAATCTCTCACAGGCTCGCTTGAGGGGAGCGAACCTGAGACAGACCCGGGTCGAGGGTACGGATCTGCGCAATGTGGATCTGCGTGGAGTCAAGATTGATGTACCCTTTGCCGTCGCCTATGCCAAGGCTCTGGGCGCTGTACTTGAGTAG